From Sceloporus undulatus isolate JIND9_A2432 ecotype Alabama chromosome 6, SceUnd_v1.1, whole genome shotgun sequence, one genomic window encodes:
- the LOC121934500 gene encoding cytosolic phospholipase A2 gamma-like: MEANVAEMGKAKVRVSKSLSEGEKRAIASRKEVVKRGLDKLGIPCDLDKVPNIVVLGAGGAVRAMVALYGTLSELKKYNLLDCIMYLGGVSGSTWCVSALYKDKDWTEKIEILEKRECENLVHGEWEYEKAAKAVIEAIEDECYSLTDFWSYFLVHKMLNQLDEGELSAHKESCENGKNPYPIYAAVDKDTYLTHNEGTWFEFTPHEAGIPGLGAYVDSKYFGSSFENGDLTKERKEKNICYLQGLWGSALGSEQEVLNNIKGALKDFPKHGRSEDTPSADIDKDDQNLNKLFDGYQSVLELKLSESSEESEAEKQFDHLETILEGFSKSYELLRRIRQTWHSENTGEKTEDCMSLSQAIDEDFGGFANDSYRVFHNVIRKTFLCLLKWTWGSTHNFLYNCSDVEFPELTNKPIVSLIDAGLTINTAYPSVVRPERQVKLIISFDYSAGDPFLTIKKASEYCKAYGIPFPEINEEELQDIDNPSDCYIFRGEQAPTIMHCPLFNKVNCPGKIAEYREEFSTFKLSYSNEEVEKLLIAAKKNVANVQEKILQEIKRIVGPSS; the protein is encoded by the exons ATGGAGGCCAATGTGGCTGAGATG GGAAAAGCCAAGGTGCGAGTTTCAAAATCTCTCTCAGAGGGTGAAAAAAGAGCTATTGCATCCAGGAAGGAAGTGGTGAAGAGAGGCCTTGACAAGCTCGGGATTCCTTGTGATCTG GACAAAGTCCCCAATATTGTTGTCTTGGGAGCAGGGGGAGCTGTGAGAGCCATGGTTGCCCTTTATGGCACATTATCAGAGCTGAAGAAATACAACCTCTTGGATTGTATTATGTACTTGGGTGGGGTGTCAGGTTCTACCTG GTGTGTGTCAGCCCTCTACAAAGATAAAGATTGGACAGAAAAAATAGAAATCTTGGAAAAACGTGAGTGTGAAAACCTTGTCCATGGAGAGTGGGAATATGAGAAGGCTGCAAAAGCTGTGATAGAGGCTATAGAAGATGAATGTTACTCCCTGACTGACTTCTGGTCCTATTTCCTTGTGCATAAAATGTTGAACCAG TTGGATGAGGGTGAATTATCTGCACACAAAGAATCTTGTGAGAATGGAAAAAATCCGTATCCTATATATGCAGCTGTAGACAAGGACACGTACCTGACACACAATGAAG GCACTTGGTTTGAATTTACCCCACATGAAGCTGGAATTCCTGGTCTAGGAGCATATGTAGACAGCAAATACTTTGGAAGCTCCTTTGAAAATGGAGACTTGAccaaagagaggaaggagaaaaatatcTGTTATCTCCAAG GTTTATGGGGAAGTGCCCTTGGAAGTGAGCAAGAAGTTTTGAATAATATAAAAG GTGCTTTAAAAGATTTTCCAAAACATGGCAGATCTGAAGATACTCCTTCAGCAGATATTG ATAAAGATGACCAGAACCTTAATAAACTCTTTGATGGTTATCAATCTGTTCTGGAACTGAAGCTGTCTGAATCATCAGAAGAAAGCGAAGCAGAGAAACAATTTGACCATCTAGAAACTATCTTGGAAG GCTTCAGCAAAAGCTATGAGTTGCTCAGAAGGATCCGTCAGACCTGGCATTCTGAAAATACAGGGGAAAAAACTGAAGACTGTATGAGTCTGAGCCAAGCTATCGACGAGGATTTTGGGG GTTTTGCAAATGATTCCTATCGTGTTTTCCATAATGTGATAAGAAAGACCTTTTTGTGCCTTTTGAAATGGACATGGGGAAGCACACATAACTTCCTGTACAATTGTT CTGATGTTGAATTCCCTGAGCTGACAAACAAACCCATTGTCTCACTGATTGATGCTGGTCTCACCATAAACACTGCTTACCCATCTGTTGTGAGGCCTGAGAGGCAGGTGAAGCTGATCATCTCCTTTGATTACAGCGCTGGAGATCCTTTTCTG ACCATTAAGAAAGCTTCTGAGTATTGCAAAGCATATGGAATCCCATTTCCTGAgataaatgaggaagaactgcAAGACATAGATAACCCATCCGATTGCTACATCTTCAGAGGAGAGCAGGCCCCAACGATCATGCATTGCCCACTGTTCAACAAAGTCAACTGTCCAG GCAAAATTGCTGAATACAGAGAGGAGTTTTCAACATTCAAGCTCAGCTACTCAAATGAGGAGGTTGAAAAGTTGCTCATTGCAGCAAAGAAGAATGTAGCAAATGTTCAGGAAAAGATTCTGCAGGAGATAAAGCGTATTGTGGGTCCTTCTTCATAG